The Synchiropus splendidus isolate RoL2022-P1 chromosome 1, RoL_Sspl_1.0, whole genome shotgun sequence genome includes a window with the following:
- the zdhhc16b gene encoding palmitoyltransferase ZDHHC16B isoform X3, translating to MRLGSSWRWQLSRAMRLMLRWCRLKRAGQGGRMEAWMGCRVHELWSYSKLLLSSLYFNSLTNSDTLLDCVFEPIYWIVDNTTRWLGLVFVTLVILLTASVVVIVYFFVLPTILNTYSVLWVIWHLSCGHWLLVMVAFHYYKATTTSPGHTPRDNTQIPSVSVCKKCIIPKPARTHHCSICNVCILKMDHHCPWMNNCVGHFNHRYFFSFCFYMTLGCVYCSISSRELFLEAYGAVESYFQTPSPAFSFMETTAHKSIIFLWVLTSCVAVSLGCLTLWHAVLITRGETSVERHINRKETKRLKALGKVFRNPYHYGRINNWKLLFGVEKQSHWVTRVLLPSSHPPGGDGLLWDYSFKRSDYMAI from the exons ATGCGtttgggcagcagctggaggtggcAGCTCTCCCGAGCCATGCGACTGATGCTGCGCTGGTGCCGCCTGAAGAGGGCCGGGCAAGGCGGGAGGATGGAGGCCTGGATGGGCTGCAGGGTGCACGAGCTGTGGAGCTACAGCaagctgctgctctcctccctctACTTCAACAGCCTTACAAACTCAGACACGCTGCTGGACTGCGTGTTTGAACCCATCTACTGGATCGTGGACAACACAACCCGCTGGCTTGGCCTG GTGTTCGTCACGTTGGTCATCCTGCTCACAGCCTCAGTCGTGGTCATCGTCTATTTTTTCGTCCTCCCTACAATCCTCAATACTTACTCCGTGCTTTGGGTCATCTGGCACCTGAGCTGTGGCCACTGGCTTCTCGTCATGGTGGCGTTCCATTATTATAAGGCCACCACCACCTCTCCCGGACACACGCCTCGA GATAATACACAGATCCCCTCTGTGTCCGTCTGCAAGAAATGCATCATCCCCAAACCCGCAAGAACACATCACTGCAGCATCTGCAATGT GTGTATTTTAAAGATGGACCATCACTGCC CATGGATGAACAACTGTGTTGGACACTTCAACCACCGTtacttcttctccttctgcttctACATGACTCTGGGCTGCGTCTactgcagcatcagcagcagggagCTGTTTCTGGAAGCTTATGGTGCTGTGGAG AGTTACTTTCAGACTCCTTCTCCTGCCTTCTCTTTTATGGAGACCACCGCCCACAAGagcatcatcttcctctggGTTCTGACCAG CTGCGTAGCCGTTTCTCTCGGCTGTCTGACCCTGTGGCACGCCGTCCTCATCACCAGAGGGGAGACCAGCGTGGAGCGCCACATCAACCGCAAAGAGACAAAGAGATTGAAGGCATTGGGGAAG GTGTTCAGAAATCCATATCACTATGGAAGAATCAACAACTGGAAACTCCTGTTTGGTGTGGAGAAACAAAG TCACTGGGTAACACGGGTGCTGCTGCCCTCCAGTCACCCCCCTGGTGGAGACGGCCTACTATGGGACTACAGCTTCAAAAGAAGCGACTACATGGCCATCTAA
- the zdhhc16b gene encoding palmitoyltransferase ZDHHC16B isoform X2: MALVLMLHDEELLFYTACLCNCWCVCLFVCLWLEGPGRSRVAAGGSGMRLGSSWRWQLSRAMRLMLRWCRLKRAGQGGRMEAWMGCRVHELWSYSKLLLSSLYFNSLTNSDTLLDCVFEPIYWIVDNTTRWLGLVFVTLVILLTASVVVIVYFFVLPTILNTYSVLWVIWHLSCGHWLLVMVAFHYYKATTTSPGHTPRDNTQIPSVSVCKKCIIPKPARTHHCSICNVCILKMDHHCPWMNNCVGHFNHRYFFSFCFYMTLGCVYCSISSRELFLEAYGAVETTAHKSIIFLWVLTSCVAVSLGCLTLWHAVLITRGETSVERHINRKETKRLKALGKVFRNPYHYGRINNWKLLFGVEKQSHWVTRVLLPSSHPPGGDGLLWDYSFKRSDYMAI; encoded by the exons ATGGCTCTTGTCCTCATGCTTCACGATGAGGAACTGCTGTTTTACACTGCCTGTCTTTGTAACTGCTGGTGCGTCTGTCTGTTTGTATGTCTATGGCTGGAAGGTCCAGGTCGCAGCAGAGTCGCGGCTGGAGGAAGTGGCATGCGtttgggcagcagctggaggtggcAGCTCTCCCGAGCCATGCGACTGATGCTGCGCTGGTGCCGCCTGAAGAGGGCCGGGCAAGGCGGGAGGATGGAGGCCTGGATGGGCTGCAGGGTGCACGAGCTGTGGAGCTACAGCaagctgctgctctcctccctctACTTCAACAGCCTTACAAACTCAGACACGCTGCTGGACTGCGTGTTTGAACCCATCTACTGGATCGTGGACAACACAACCCGCTGGCTTGGCCTG GTGTTCGTCACGTTGGTCATCCTGCTCACAGCCTCAGTCGTGGTCATCGTCTATTTTTTCGTCCTCCCTACAATCCTCAATACTTACTCCGTGCTTTGGGTCATCTGGCACCTGAGCTGTGGCCACTGGCTTCTCGTCATGGTGGCGTTCCATTATTATAAGGCCACCACCACCTCTCCCGGACACACGCCTCGA GATAATACACAGATCCCCTCTGTGTCCGTCTGCAAGAAATGCATCATCCCCAAACCCGCAAGAACACATCACTGCAGCATCTGCAATGT GTGTATTTTAAAGATGGACCATCACTGCC CATGGATGAACAACTGTGTTGGACACTTCAACCACCGTtacttcttctccttctgcttctACATGACTCTGGGCTGCGTCTactgcagcatcagcagcagggagCTGTTTCTGGAAGCTTATGGTGCTGTGGAG ACCACCGCCCACAAGagcatcatcttcctctggGTTCTGACCAG CTGCGTAGCCGTTTCTCTCGGCTGTCTGACCCTGTGGCACGCCGTCCTCATCACCAGAGGGGAGACCAGCGTGGAGCGCCACATCAACCGCAAAGAGACAAAGAGATTGAAGGCATTGGGGAAG GTGTTCAGAAATCCATATCACTATGGAAGAATCAACAACTGGAAACTCCTGTTTGGTGTGGAGAAACAAAG TCACTGGGTAACACGGGTGCTGCTGCCCTCCAGTCACCCCCCTGGTGGAGACGGCCTACTATGGGACTACAGCTTCAAAAGAAGCGACTACATGGCCATCTAA
- the zdhhc16b gene encoding palmitoyltransferase ZDHHC16B isoform X1, with amino-acid sequence MALVLMLHDEELLFYTACLCNCWCVCLFVCLWLEGPGRSRVAAGGSGMRLGSSWRWQLSRAMRLMLRWCRLKRAGQGGRMEAWMGCRVHELWSYSKLLLSSLYFNSLTNSDTLLDCVFEPIYWIVDNTTRWLGLVFVTLVILLTASVVVIVYFFVLPTILNTYSVLWVIWHLSCGHWLLVMVAFHYYKATTTSPGHTPRDNTQIPSVSVCKKCIIPKPARTHHCSICNVCILKMDHHCPWMNNCVGHFNHRYFFSFCFYMTLGCVYCSISSRELFLEAYGAVESYFQTPSPAFSFMETTAHKSIIFLWVLTSCVAVSLGCLTLWHAVLITRGETSVERHINRKETKRLKALGKVFRNPYHYGRINNWKLLFGVEKQSHWVTRVLLPSSHPPGGDGLLWDYSFKRSDYMAI; translated from the exons ATGGCTCTTGTCCTCATGCTTCACGATGAGGAACTGCTGTTTTACACTGCCTGTCTTTGTAACTGCTGGTGCGTCTGTCTGTTTGTATGTCTATGGCTGGAAGGTCCAGGTCGCAGCAGAGTCGCGGCTGGAGGAAGTGGCATGCGtttgggcagcagctggaggtggcAGCTCTCCCGAGCCATGCGACTGATGCTGCGCTGGTGCCGCCTGAAGAGGGCCGGGCAAGGCGGGAGGATGGAGGCCTGGATGGGCTGCAGGGTGCACGAGCTGTGGAGCTACAGCaagctgctgctctcctccctctACTTCAACAGCCTTACAAACTCAGACACGCTGCTGGACTGCGTGTTTGAACCCATCTACTGGATCGTGGACAACACAACCCGCTGGCTTGGCCTG GTGTTCGTCACGTTGGTCATCCTGCTCACAGCCTCAGTCGTGGTCATCGTCTATTTTTTCGTCCTCCCTACAATCCTCAATACTTACTCCGTGCTTTGGGTCATCTGGCACCTGAGCTGTGGCCACTGGCTTCTCGTCATGGTGGCGTTCCATTATTATAAGGCCACCACCACCTCTCCCGGACACACGCCTCGA GATAATACACAGATCCCCTCTGTGTCCGTCTGCAAGAAATGCATCATCCCCAAACCCGCAAGAACACATCACTGCAGCATCTGCAATGT GTGTATTTTAAAGATGGACCATCACTGCC CATGGATGAACAACTGTGTTGGACACTTCAACCACCGTtacttcttctccttctgcttctACATGACTCTGGGCTGCGTCTactgcagcatcagcagcagggagCTGTTTCTGGAAGCTTATGGTGCTGTGGAG AGTTACTTTCAGACTCCTTCTCCTGCCTTCTCTTTTATGGAGACCACCGCCCACAAGagcatcatcttcctctggGTTCTGACCAG CTGCGTAGCCGTTTCTCTCGGCTGTCTGACCCTGTGGCACGCCGTCCTCATCACCAGAGGGGAGACCAGCGTGGAGCGCCACATCAACCGCAAAGAGACAAAGAGATTGAAGGCATTGGGGAAG GTGTTCAGAAATCCATATCACTATGGAAGAATCAACAACTGGAAACTCCTGTTTGGTGTGGAGAAACAAAG TCACTGGGTAACACGGGTGCTGCTGCCCTCCAGTCACCCCCCTGGTGGAGACGGCCTACTATGGGACTACAGCTTCAAAAGAAGCGACTACATGGCCATCTAA